Proteins from one Pseudobythopirellula maris genomic window:
- the tgt gene encoding tRNA guanosine(34) transglycosylase Tgt, protein MLPAQNPQSEAATTRSTPAVRYEPLNGAPVAGPRLGRLHTPHGVVDLPAFMPVGTQGAVKGVEAERLAQTGAQMVLGNTYHLAIRPGERVVAELGGLHRFAAWPGAMLTDSGGFQVFSLADKMKLDERGARFRSHVNGDLVDLTPERSVEIQHALGADVMMALDHVVALPCPRETVVEAMRRSIRWAERCREHADKIGASATQSLFGIVQGGLDAELRVECAEELVKIGFAGYAIGGLSVGEPPEEMYRTIEATTPSLPAERPRYLMGVGAPTDLLEAVDRGVDMFDCVMPTRNGRNGLAFVPEGTLRLKNSRFQTDDTPLEQGCPCPACRQYSRGCLRHLLAAGEMLGPMMVTIHNLTYYQRLMADIRLAIAEGRFAELKAARLAAWR, encoded by the coding sequence ATGTTGCCAGCACAGAATCCGCAATCCGAAGCCGCCACTACGCGTTCCACTCCCGCGGTCCGCTACGAACCGCTGAACGGCGCCCCCGTCGCTGGCCCCCGCCTCGGCCGGCTGCACACGCCGCACGGCGTGGTCGACCTGCCGGCCTTCATGCCCGTGGGGACCCAAGGCGCCGTCAAAGGGGTCGAGGCCGAAAGGCTCGCGCAGACCGGGGCCCAGATGGTGCTGGGCAACACCTATCACTTGGCGATCCGCCCCGGTGAACGGGTCGTGGCCGAGCTGGGGGGCCTGCACCGGTTCGCCGCTTGGCCCGGGGCGATGCTCACCGACAGCGGCGGCTTCCAGGTCTTCAGCCTGGCCGACAAGATGAAGCTCGACGAGCGCGGCGCCCGCTTCCGCTCGCACGTGAACGGCGACTTGGTCGACCTCACGCCCGAGCGTTCGGTCGAGATCCAGCACGCGCTGGGCGCCGACGTGATGATGGCCCTCGACCACGTGGTCGCCCTCCCCTGCCCGCGCGAGACGGTCGTCGAGGCGATGCGCCGCAGCATCCGCTGGGCCGAGCGTTGCCGTGAGCACGCAGATAAAATAGGGGCCAGCGCCACGCAGTCGCTCTTTGGCATCGTTCAAGGCGGCCTCGACGCCGAGCTGCGGGTCGAGTGCGCCGAGGAGCTCGTAAAAATCGGGTTTGCCGGCTACGCGATCGGGGGCCTGAGCGTCGGCGAACCGCCCGAGGAGATGTACCGCACGATCGAGGCTACCACCCCCTCGCTGCCCGCCGAGCGCCCGCGCTACCTGATGGGAGTCGGCGCCCCGACCGACTTGCTGGAGGCGGTCGACCGTGGCGTCGACATGTTCGACTGCGTGATGCCCACCCGCAACGGCCGCAACGGGCTCGCCTTTGTCCCCGAGGGGACCCTGCGGCTGAAAAACAGCCGGTTCCAGACCGACGACACGCCTCTCGAGCAAGGGTGCCCCTGCCCCGCCTGCAGGCAGTACTCCCGCGGCTGCCTGAGGCATCTGCTGGCGGCTGGCGAGATGCTGGGGCCGATGATGGTCACGATCCACAATCTCACCTACTACCAGCGTCTGATGGCGGACATCCGTTTGGCGA